GACCTGAAGATAATATTCCTGACGCTGCCGGCCATTTTCCGCGGCGACGGCGAGCGAACCGAGCAATGAACATTGCTGACGCGATAAATTCTGCTACCGAAAAACTGCATGCCGCGGGGACGCCCGAACCTGCCCGCGACACCAAGGTCCTGCTCGCGGAAACGCTCGGGCGAGAGAAGACGTTCCTGATCGCCTATCCCGAATTTGAGCTTCCGGCGGAAGATGCGGAGCGGTTTGCCCTTGTGATCGAACGCCGGGCCGGCCGCGAGCCGCTTCAGCATATTCTCGGGCGGCAGGAGTTTTACGGCCGCGATTTCCGCGTCTCGCGCGACGTTCTCATCCCGCGGCCTGAGACCGAAGCTCTTGTCGAACTCGCGGTAGAGTACCTCGCCGCCGTTCCCGAGCCCCGGTTTCTCGATATTGGCACAGGTTCCGGTTGCATCGCCATTTCCATCGCGGCCGAGGTTCCCGCGGCAAACGGAGTTGCGACCGACATCTCGCCAAAGGCTCTCGATATCGCACGCGAAAATGCCGATAAGCACGGCGTTGCTGATCGAATTCAGTTCATCGAGGCAAGCCTTTTCGGACCGGCCGGCGACGAAGAATTCGAGCTTATCGCGGCCAATCCGCCATATATTTCCGAGGTCGAACATCGCGGCCTTGAGCCCGAGGTTCGCGACTTCGAACCGCGAGCTGCGCTCACCGATGAAGGCGATGGGCTTGCCATCATTCGTGCGATCATCAAGGGCTCGCCGCGGTACTTGAAACCGGGCGGAAAGCTCCTTATAGAGATCGGGTCTGGGCAATCGGGGGCCGTCGCGGCGATGATCGATCACTCGATTTGGCAGGCCTCGAACATTCACAAAGACCTTCAAGGCATTCCACGCGTTCTTGAAGCGGACAAGCGAGCAGACGAAAGCCAAGAACTGTAACCCTTTTACTTGCCTTTTTTCACGACTTGTGATTAATATTAGGCAGTTCCTCAGACATAAGTTGCGGGCTTCGCGGCCTGTATTTCCGAAGCCTCAACTCTTGATCGAAGACCACACGTCGATCATGTTCGAGAGAGGCCTGACAGATCCTTACTTGGAGGTTACGAAGATGCTTTATGTACTCTTAGCGGTAGTTTCACTTTTGATCGCCGCCGGTTCGCTTTATCAGTACGTTCAAACGGCTAGCACGCTCTACATCGTCCTGACCTTTGTATTTCTTATTGCCGGGGTCGTTCTCGGTGCAGTTTATTTCTCGGGCCGCGTTAACAAGACCGAGGATATTCACATCACAGAATAGCGACCGCGGGTTCGCACGGCGGATAAACCGGAATGGCAGGCGTTTTTTGTTCGCGCCTGCCATTTGAATTTTCAGCGGGTGCCAACGAGGTCGTTTCCGTGAGCTTGAGCGTGGAATGTTGACAAAAAGGTAAGGATTAGTAAACTTGTATTTGAGACGTATTTAATAAGCAATGCCAAAGATCGCCGACATACAGGAAACACCGAACCCAAACGCCGTAAAGTTCATTTTGAAGGAACCGGTCTCATACGGCACTTCGCATTCGTTCAAGAATGCCGAAGTGGCCAAGGACGACCAGTTTGCCGCCTCCATTTTCGAGGTCGGCAACGTCGTCTCGGTCTTCTACATGGACAAGATGGTGACCGTCGAAAAGACCGACGATGCCGAGTGGGACGAAATTCTTCCGGAGCTCGCGGTTCCGATCCGTGCGGCCGAACCGGTCGCGAATGGGAGCGGAAACGGCAGTGCCGCCAAGGCAGTTGGCGGTGCGATCGCGGCTGCGCTTGACGACGATCCGGTGATCCGTGAGATCGACGCGCTGCTTGATGACCGCATTCGGCCCTATCTTGCAAGCGATGGCGGCTGGCTTGAGATCATAGGGCTTGAGGAATCAACCCTCAAGATCCGCTATCAGGGAGCCTGCGGAAGCTGCCCGAGTTCGCTGACCGGCACGCTTATGGCGATCGAGAATATGATCCGCGAAGAGATCGACCCGAACATCGATGTTGTCGCCGTTTAGACCGGGCAAATCTCTCCCAAGTCATTTCGTTTCAATAATTTCTTGACATTTGTCGGTGACCTTCGCCATAATCGTTTTTGGGCGTCGGTTCACCGGGCAGCTGTCGTTCCAGCCTCAGAAAACACCTTTCCGTACTTTCATCACTGCCTTTTAAGTGTTGTGGACCGCCCCTTTTATTTGCTTTTGGAGGATCTTGTATAGTGACCAACGAAGAACTCGAACTTAGTCTCCGATCTGAATTCGAGAATTATCTGAAGGGCGTTGCCGCCTCGATGCGCCAAGACGTTGATGAATTTCAGCGAAATTTTGACGCGGAGTTCTCCAAGCACCGCGCCCAGATGGACGAGGCGATCAGGCTTCTGGCATCGAAATTCGAACAGGGGACCGAGGTTGACCGCGGCCTTTCTGAGTCGCTTGGCGAACATCTCCGGCTCGCCCGCGATGGCGGAGCAAAGCTCGCCGCCGAGGCATTCTCGGAAGCGGAAAAGCTCCGTACCGATACCGCCGTCGAGGACCAGTACTCCGATCTACGTGATTCTATTCGCGACATCGGCGGCCAACTGACCCAGGCCGCGATCCTCCGTTCGCTGGTCGAACACAGCCATCAGTTCGCTCCGCGTGGAGCATTTTTTATCGTTAAGAGCGGCACTTTCGTCTGCTGGAAGGCGTTCAATGAGCAAGGTGCGGTTTCTGAAGATACATTTCAGAACGTTCGCGTTGCTGAGCACTCGGCAAGTTTGCTGAGCCGTGCTTCGGAGACGCTGGCCACTGCCGAAGGCGCCCACCGTGCCTATGCCGATGATGATCAGTTCCTTGAGCCGCTCGGCTTTGGACGGCCGGACAGGATGTATGCCATTCCGCTCGTCGTCCGCGGGCGGGCAGTCGCTGTACTTTATGTCGATTACGGAATCGAAGGCACGCGGATCAACCGCGAGGCACTCGAATCGCTCGTTGCGGTCGCAGCCCTAACGGTCGAGTTACGAGCGGCCGTTCATCCGGTGGCTCATCAGGAAATTCATGAAACTCCGACGGCCGTTGAGCCAAGTGCGGAACCTGCTTACACCGCGCCTGTAGAGCCGGCCCCATATGACGCCCCGGCCGTATATCAGGCACCGGTCGCGGAAGAAGTGGCCGAAACGACGACGGCCTTTGCAGAGGATGCAGTTCAGACGGATTACGACCACGCCGCCGAGCAGTATCAGATGCCAGCGGTTGTTGAAACGGTAGAGGAAGAGCCCTCTGGGTTCGACTTCGCGACGCCGGTCGAGGTAGAAACGGTCGAGCCGATGGCCGAGGTCGAAGAGGCCGAACCGGTTTACGAGGTCGAGGAAACGCCCACATTTGCCGAATTCGTTCCGGAGACGCCGGTATCATCTGAGCCTGAGCCCGTCACGGACGCGCCGGCGGCATTCGCCGATTATGCCTTCGAACCGACCTCACAGGCGGCCGAACTGCCCGAGGTCGAAACGTTTGCTCCGGAGCAAAGTTTTGAGGCTTCGCCTTCGGTAGCCGAGGAGATCGAGCAGCCGCCCTTTGAGCCTGTAGTCGAAGCTCCGCCCGCGGTAGCTGAAGAACCTGTTCTTACGCCGCCCTTAGGCGATGAAAGCCGACAGCGGCTCGACCGCAAGACGATAGACCTGCCGATCGACGTCCCCGAAGAGGAACGCGACCGGCACAACAAGGCCCGCCGCTTTGCCCGGCTGCTTGTCTCCGAGATCAAGCTTTATAACGAGCAGAAGGTGCTCGAGGGCCGTGCGTCGAATGACCTCTACGACCGGCTTCGCGAAGCCATCGACCGCTCACGTGAGATGTACGAAAAGCGTGTTGACGATACTGTCAGCTCGAAGTTCGACTATTTCCATTACGAGCTGATCACCAACCTCGCCGAAGGCGACGAAGCCAAACTCGGCGAAAACTACGCCGTCGCCGCGTAGCGAAAATACAATTAAACCAACCCAATCGGCCGCGGACCTCTAAGCCCAAAAAGCTCAGAGCCCGCGGCCAAACTTTGTTCCGGTTTCTTGTTCTTCCTTTTTCGTGGTTCCTACTTCCGGCAGTCGAGATGCACGTCCGGGAAGCATGCTAAAGCTGGAACTCCGAACTTCGCAACTTTAGCCTTGCATATCATCCATATCGTCCATATCTCACGGATCGCCATTCAATTTGGCTTGAAGACCTAAGAGAATGGACAGCGGGAGGAAGTGAGCGGTGAGCAGTGAGCAGTGAGCAATGAGCAATGAGCAGTGAGCGGTGAGAAAGCAAACCGACGTCCCCCATTCTTAATAATTAGTGATCAGAAATTTGCAATTAGTAATTAAACGGAATGCCAAGATCGAGTGTGAAAATGCAAAAAACAAAGATCCAAGACGCGAAACCAAGGTCCTTGTTCAACCAATTCACGATGGTCCAATTAACAATTGACAATGCGAACGAATACCAAAGCCCAAAGACCCAATCCCCGCCACGCGTTCCAGATGTCTTGTCCTGAAATAGGTTTACAGGTAAAAGGGAACAGATGAAACAAGACGAAGAGATGAGGAGAGAGGCAGTTGAGAGGTACGGGAGAGGCGGTGTGTCGATGCGGGAACTGGCGCGGATATACCGGGTTTCGGTGTCGACTGTACATAGATGGATAAGGGGTCGTGAGGCCGGGGGCGGTTCGGCGACGGGGTCGTCTGCCGGGTCTGGGCATGGGTCGGGGTCGGCGGAGGTGAGGCGGCTGCGGAAGGAGCTTGAGGAGGCCCGGCTATACAACGAGTTGTTGAATGCGATGATCGACATCGCGGAAGATCGATTTGAGGTACCGATCAGAAAAAAACCTGGGGCCAAGCGGTGAGGAAAGTGGTAGAGAGCGGCAGGGGAAGAAGCCTGGGAGAGGCCTGCCGGCTGCTTGGCTATACGAGACAGGCATATTACAAGGGGAAACGGCGAGTGGAGAAGAGGGCGTTCGAAGCCGAGATCGTGCTGCAGGAGGTAGGAAGGCTGAGAAAGGAGCAAAAGCGGATCGGTGTAAGAAAGCTGCATCACATGATGAGCGGGTTTGCCCGCGAGCACTCGGTAGAGATCGGCCGCGACGCTTTGTACGACCTCTTGCGGGAGCATTCGATGCTGGTCCGAAAGAGAAGGAGGCGAAGTCCGAGGACAACGTTTTCGGGCCTCTGGATGAAGAGCTTCCCGAATCTTGCGAAGGGCTTCGAGCCGACCCGCTGCAATCAATTGTGGGTCAGCGATATCACTTATATCAGGGTCCGGGAAGGGTTTGCTTATCTGAGCCTGATCACGGACGCCTACTCGCGAAAGATAGTCGGCTACTGCCTCAGCGAGGACCTGACAGCCAGAGGGCCGGCGGCGGCACTGCGGATGGCCCTCAGGGACAATCCGGAACGCGAAGGCTTGATACACCACTCGGACCGTGGGCTGCAATACTACAGCTCGCGGTACATGAAGCTGATCGGGAAACGGATCCGTATCTCGATGAGCGAAAAGAGCGACCCGCTGGAGAACGCCATCGCCGAACGCGTCAACGGCATTCTCAAACAGGAACTGCTCCGGACAAGCTTCAAAAGCTTCTCCGAGGCGGCCCGGCAGATCGATCAGGCGGTCAATACCTACAACCACCTGAGGCCGCATCTGTCGATCGATATGCTCACCCCGGCCGAGGCCCACGCCAGGACCGGCGAGCTCAAGAAGCGCTGGAAGAAATACTATCCGGCCAAACTTTTCACTCTCAGGCCTCGGCCTGAGAGTGAAACTCAAAACCAATATAAGGAGATACCCGTAAACCTTCTTCAGGACCAACACAAAACAGGAAACCTATACCAGGTTTACCACCAAAATGTGTCAACTTTTTCTAGGACGACACACGCCGTTCGCGATGTTCGCGATGTTTCCGGCGTTCACGATGTTTTCGGTGTTCACGGTGTTTTCGCAAACGCGCGATGCCCTCAAAAAAACAAAACAAGACGAAATGGGGAATTCGGAATGCTCACTTCGGCCGGGAAACCCCTCGCCGACCCGAGCGTTTCACTTGTTTCAGTCGTTTCAGACGTTTCGTTTCTTTCATTCGTTTCAATCGTTTCAGAAAGATATGCCCCTCTTTAAAAATGAAACATGGGGAACTTCAAATTCCAGATTCCAAATTCCAAATTGTCCGGATCGGATTCAAATCTGGAATCTGGAATCTGGAATTACGAAAGGCCTACTTCTTGAAATCAAAGACGATATTGGCAAATGCCTTAACGCCGACGTCGAGCCGGCTGTCGTCGATGATGAAGTCCGGCGTGTGGTGCGGAGCGGCGTCCTTCGGATCCTTGCCGGCCGGCATTCCGCCGACGGTGAAATAAAAGGCCGGAGTGTTAACGTGAAAAAACGAAAAATCCTCGGCTCCCGTGACCCACTCGCCGAGCACGACGTTCTCGCGGCCGGCGGCTTTGTGGAGCGAGGGCAGCATCATCTCGACCAGCTCAGGCGTGTTGTAGGTGACCGGTGCCTTGCGGTCGATCTTGACCTCGACCGTTGCTCCCATGCTTTCGGCGATGCTGGTCGCCGTTCGGCGGATGCGTTCGTGCACATCATTTTGCATCATGCTGTCGAGCGTGCGAATGGTGCCGGCCATGACGAGGTCTTCGGGAATTATGTTCTCGCGGACGCCGCCATTGATGCGGCCGACGGTGATGACGACCGGTGCCTTCGGCAGGTTCGATTGCCGGGCGACGATCATCTGCAACCCTGTGTAGATCTGCGTTGCGACGGCGATCGGGTCGATGCCGGACCAAGGGTAAGCTCCGTGGGTCTGCTTGCCGCGGACCTTGATCTCGAACCAGTCGCTGGCGGCCATGATCGAGCCCGGCTTGTACTTGATCGTCCCGACCGGCGTCTGCGAATTGATGTGGATGCCAAAGATCGCGTCGATCTTCGGGTTGTCCATCACACCCTCTTTCACCATCAGCTCGGCGCCGCCCTCTTCACCGGCGGGCGGGCCTTCCTCGGCGGGCTGAAAGATGAATACAACCGTACCCTTGATCTTGTCGCGCATCCCGGCGAGCACCTCGGCGGCTCCCATCAGCATCGCGACGTGCGTGTCATGGCCGCAGGCATGCATAACACCGACCGTCTGCCCGTTGTATTCACCGGTCGCCCGCGAGCGGTACGGCAGATCGTTGCGTTCGGTCACCGGAAGCGCGTCCATATCCGCACGAAGGCCGATCACCGGCCCGGGCTGCGAGCCCTTGAGAATGCCGACAACGCCCGTCTTCGCAACGCCGGTGCGGACCTCCATGCCCAGCCGCCGCAGATGTTCCTCAACGTACTTCGCCGTCTTGAACTCGCGATTGCCGAGCTCGGGGTTCTGGTGCAGATGCCGACGCCACTCGGTAACCTTCGGCATCAGTTTCGCCGCCGCGGCATCGATCTCGCGGCTCATATCGTTGGCCGGAACGGCGTGCGAAAATGCCGCAATACAAACCAACAAGGTCAGCATTCTTTTCATGTATTGGATCTCCTTTGTGGGACGAACGGGCTAGATTGTAGCGCTTCGCACTCAAGTTGCGAGGGACATGGGGTCACTTGAAAAGTTCGATCTCTTTGCCGGACCGGAGGTCCTTCAGATAAAGTCCCATCCGCCCCTGAGAGCCTCGAATGAACGCGATCTTCTTTCCGTCCGGCGACTCTCGGGCAAAGAAGCCCTTAATGTCCAGCGGTTTGAGGTCGGAACCATCGGCGTTCATCGAGAAGATCTCCTGCTCCTCACCAGTCATTCTGGTAAAGATCACCCGCCTTCCGTTCGCACTCCACGATGGGTAAAAATTATGGCCGATGTTATTTGTCAGCAACTTCTTGTCGCTACCATCGGCATTCATCGACCAGATCTGATCTTTGTTATCACGAATTTCACGATAATAAACGATCCGCCGGCCATCCGGCGACCAAACCGGATTGTAGAAGGCAACCTTGTCATCCTCGGTCAATCGTGTGGGGTTGGAACCGTCGATGTTCATTACGTAGATCTGCGGCAACCCGCCGTCACGCTCGGAATTGAAGACGATCTTCTTGCCGTCCGGAGAAACGACCGGGGCACCGTCGCGTCCCGGTGCTCTCGCAACAAGCCGCAGTCCGCCGTCCTTAACGCCGACCGAGAAGATCTCCTGTTCGCGGCTGCGAGGAGCACCGCTGCCGAAAAAGATGGTTTTGCCATCGGGCGAGAAGCTGGGGAACGACTCATTCCCGTTCGCTCCGGTCAACCTGCGAAGTTGGCCGCCATCGGCACGGGATACGTAAATGTCCGCGACCATCGTTCGCGGAGTAGTGTTCGATACCTCCATCCGGGTAAACGCGATCATCTTGCCATCCGGCGACCAAACGACGTGCCCAAAAGAAACGGTCGGACCACCTTGAGCTGCGGCATTCGCCGCGACGAAACCGCCGACGAGTATGAGCGAAACAAGATATCTCAACATAGCAACTCCATTTCGAGCAATTCGCCTTTCGCGTCATCTCAGACCGCACTGCGAATGGCCGACCACACCAGAGATCGCCATCGGAGCCCGGTATCCTGCACGAACTCCGGCTTACGGCTTCTTAACCAATTCGACGATCTCAACAAGAACCCTTCCCATCGGCTTGCCGAGGTCCTGCGGCACACTCGTATTTACCTGAACGGCGATGGCGATCTTGTGCTCGGGGAAGTACATCATGTCGGTCATGTAGCCGGGAAAGAAGCCGCTGTGGCCGTAGGTGAGCCCAGCGGGCGTCGGCCGAATGATCGCCCCGAGGCCATACTTTACATTCGGCCCGAGCTTTGCCGGGACCCCATCGACCATTATCGGCACGAGCGATGCGTCGAAGGCTCTTCCCTCATACATCATCTTTGCCCAGCGGGCGAGGTCCTCGCCGGTCGAAGCCCAGCCGCCGCCGGTCCACTCAAGCTGCGGGTTGACGATGAACTTGCCGTTCTCGATCATTCGGTCGCGACCGCCAAAGGGATTGTTCGGGCCGGCATAGCCCTGCACGACGTTCCTGAGCTTCGGCCCGTCCTGCGGAATAGTGTTCGTGAGCTTGAGCGGTTTGATGAATCGGCGTTTCGCCTCGCTGTAAAATTCTCGGCCGGTCACCCGTTCAAGGATCATCCCGAGCACGATGTAGTTCGTGTCCGAATAATCCCATCCCTTCCCGGCGTCGAACGGAGCAGGAGCGTCAAAAAGGTACGCAAGCCGGTCTTCCGGCGTCCACACTTTGTACGGATTAGCCGTGAGAAAATCGGTGAACTCCTTCTTAAACTCGTAGCGAACGAGGCCGCTCGTGTGGTTCATCAATTGACGAATGGTAATGTCCTTCGCGTTCGAGATCCTCGAAAACCATGGCTCCTTTCCAAAGAACTTTTCGATCTTGTCGTCGAGGCCTATCTTGCCGTCCTTCACCAATTGCATCGCCATAGCCGCCGCGAACGTCTTGCCGGTGCTGCCCGCCGGCATTCGGTCGTCGGGGCGCATCCGCCGCTTCGTCTCGTGGTCCGAGACGCCGACGGCGAGTCCAAACGAAGTGCCGTCCGCGAGAACTGCGCCGAACGTAGCTCCGGGAAACTTACCCGCGGCGTGCCACTCATCAAGCTTCGACTGAATCGCCTGCTTAATGTCGCGGCCGTTCGCCCCCGAGGTCGATCCCTGTGCGCCGACCAAGATAGCCGCGGCCAGAAGTATCGAGAGGGCGGCAAAAGAGTATCTTATGAAATTCGCTCGCATCTCAGTTAGCTCCAAAATTCAATGCCGGCTTAAGCTGACCCCGGTGGCAGGTGGTGCAATTGATCGTCGGATTCTCGCTGCGGAGGTTCTTGATCGCCTTAAGCTTCTCGTTGTTGATGCTGTTCACCATCGCGGCCATCTCGCGGGCGATCTGTTTCTGAGGCTTCTCGTCCACTTCCCATTTGTCGGGTACGTGGCAGTGCGTGCAGTCGACTCCAAGCGATCGCGAATAGCCCATCTGCATTATCATTGGGATGCGGCCCGCAGGGATGCCTTTGAGGAACTGAATGTTCTTAAAAACGTTTTCGGAGGGTTCTTGCTCACGGCCTTTGACCTGTTCTCGAATACGAGCGATGGCTGCCGCCTGATCGAACGCGGGCGTCGGCGTGGCTACCGCCGTCCCGTTTGTTTGTGCTCTGCTGCCTTTATCGCCAATGAATATGAAACTGAGGGCAGCAAAGAGAGCGAAACCGAACACGCCGAACCTTACAACACGCGACGATCGCATAAATTCCTCCTATTTCTTGCCGGGCTTCCGAACATACGTAAAGTCGTATCGCTGCGTCCAGGTCTTGCCGTCATCCGTCGAGCTTTCGCCCAATTGCCGCACGCCTCCATCCGGCAATTTCGAGAATGTCATCCGCAAGAGTGTCCGCGGAGTTACGTTTGGCGATTCCCCGATCATCACCATCTTTCCGTCGATCAATGTGCCGGTGTAATGATTGATGTTGCCTTTATCATCGACCCAGGTTTGGTACCACTTCTTGTCATTGCGGTTGAAAACGTTAAAACTCTTACCGCTATTCACCGGAGTGTTCCAATTCTCAAAGATCACGCAGTTGGAAAGGATGAGCTCAATGCTGCTCGAACCAACGGTCAGCCCTTGAGCGTTTTTTGCATCCCACTCGCCGATCCAGAAATCAAATTGTCGGAACTCCGGCGAGCCGTTACAGGGATTCG
This window of the Acidobacteriota bacterium genome carries:
- the prmC gene encoding peptide chain release factor N(5)-glutamine methyltransferase codes for the protein MNIADAINSATEKLHAAGTPEPARDTKVLLAETLGREKTFLIAYPEFELPAEDAERFALVIERRAGREPLQHILGRQEFYGRDFRVSRDVLIPRPETEALVELAVEYLAAVPEPRFLDIGTGSGCIAISIAAEVPAANGVATDISPKALDIARENADKHGVADRIQFIEASLFGPAGDEEFELIAANPPYISEVEHRGLEPEVRDFEPRAALTDEGDGLAIIRAIIKGSPRYLKPGGKLLIEIGSGQSGAVAAMIDHSIWQASNIHKDLQGIPRVLEADKRADESQEL
- a CDS encoding NifU family protein translates to MPKIADIQETPNPNAVKFILKEPVSYGTSHSFKNAEVAKDDQFAASIFEVGNVVSVFYMDKMVTVEKTDDAEWDEILPELAVPIRAAEPVANGSGNGSAAKAVGGAIAAALDDDPVIREIDALLDDRIRPYLASDGGWLEIIGLEESTLKIRYQGACGSCPSSLTGTLMAIENMIREEIDPNIDVVAV
- a CDS encoding helix-turn-helix domain-containing protein, giving the protein MKQDEEMRREAVERYGRGGVSMRELARIYRVSVSTVHRWIRGREAGGGSATGSSAGSGHGSGSAEVRRLRKELEEARLYNELLNAMIDIAEDRFEVPIRKKPGAKR
- a CDS encoding IS3 family transposase, whose translation is MRKVVESGRGRSLGEACRLLGYTRQAYYKGKRRVEKRAFEAEIVLQEVGRLRKEQKRIGVRKLHHMMSGFAREHSVEIGRDALYDLLREHSMLVRKRRRRSPRTTFSGLWMKSFPNLAKGFEPTRCNQLWVSDITYIRVREGFAYLSLITDAYSRKIVGYCLSEDLTARGPAAALRMALRDNPEREGLIHHSDRGLQYYSSRYMKLIGKRIRISMSEKSDPLENAIAERVNGILKQELLRTSFKSFSEAARQIDQAVNTYNHLRPHLSIDMLTPAEAHARTGELKKRWKKYYPAKLFTLRPRPESETQNQYKEIPVNLLQDQHKTGNLYQVYHQNVSTFSRTTHAVRDVRDVSGVHDVFGVHGVFANARCPQKNKTRRNGEFGMLTSAGKPLADPSVSLVSVVSDVSFLSFVSIVSERYAPL
- a CDS encoding amidohydrolase, with the protein product MKRMLTLLVCIAAFSHAVPANDMSREIDAAAAKLMPKVTEWRRHLHQNPELGNREFKTAKYVEEHLRRLGMEVRTGVAKTGVVGILKGSQPGPVIGLRADMDALPVTERNDLPYRSRATGEYNGQTVGVMHACGHDTHVAMLMGAAEVLAGMRDKIKGTVVFIFQPAEEGPPAGEEGGAELMVKEGVMDNPKIDAIFGIHINSQTPVGTIKYKPGSIMAASDWFEIKVRGKQTHGAYPWSGIDPIAVATQIYTGLQMIVARQSNLPKAPVVITVGRINGGVRENIIPEDLVMAGTIRTLDSMMQNDVHERIRRTATSIAESMGATVEVKIDRKAPVTYNTPELVEMMLPSLHKAAGRENVVLGEWVTGAEDFSFFHVNTPAFYFTVGGMPAGKDPKDAAPHHTPDFIIDDSRLDVGVKAFANIVFDFKK
- a CDS encoding PD40 domain-containing protein, with translation MLRYLVSLILVGGFVAANAAAQGGPTVSFGHVVWSPDGKMIAFTRMEVSNTTPRTMVADIYVSRADGGQLRRLTGANGNESFPSFSPDGKTIFFGSGAPRSREQEIFSVGVKDGGLRLVARAPGRDGAPVVSPDGKKIVFNSERDGGLPQIYVMNIDGSNPTRLTEDDKVAFYNPVWSPDGRRIVYYREIRDNKDQIWSMNADGSDKKLLTNNIGHNFYPSWSANGRRVIFTRMTGEEQEIFSMNADGSDLKPLDIKGFFARESPDGKKIAFIRGSQGRMGLYLKDLRSGKEIELFK
- a CDS encoding beta-lactamase family protein, producing MRANFIRYSFAALSILLAAAILVGAQGSTSGANGRDIKQAIQSKLDEWHAAGKFPGATFGAVLADGTSFGLAVGVSDHETKRRMRPDDRMPAGSTGKTFAAAMAMQLVKDGKIGLDDKIEKFFGKEPWFSRISNAKDITIRQLMNHTSGLVRYEFKKEFTDFLTANPYKVWTPEDRLAYLFDAPAPFDAGKGWDYSDTNYIVLGMILERVTGREFYSEAKRRFIKPLKLTNTIPQDGPKLRNVVQGYAGPNNPFGGRDRMIENGKFIVNPQLEWTGGGWASTGEDLARWAKMMYEGRAFDASLVPIMVDGVPAKLGPNVKYGLGAIIRPTPAGLTYGHSGFFPGYMTDMMYFPEHKIAIAVQVNTSVPQDLGKPMGRVLVEIVELVKKP
- a CDS encoding c-type cytochrome — protein: MRSSRVVRFGVFGFALFAALSFIFIGDKGSRAQTNGTAVATPTPAFDQAAAIARIREQVKGREQEPSENVFKNIQFLKGIPAGRIPMIMQMGYSRSLGVDCTHCHVPDKWEVDEKPQKQIAREMAAMVNSINNEKLKAIKNLRSENPTINCTTCHRGQLKPALNFGAN
- a CDS encoding tetratricopeptide repeat protein, which encodes MRSEADAAYQKKDWKAALPLYEKIASAEPNDFGPKYRLGVCLIGLSRYRDAIGPLEIVMTASPNPVFATALARAFAGAKEAGKMFEVLEQATKLGGIPATTLDGSAEFAAFRSDDKFVELSNRLDIAANPCNGSPEFRQFDFWIGEWDAKNAQGLTVGSSSIELILSNCVIFENWNTPVNSGKSFNVFNRNDKKWYQTWVDDKGNINHYTGTLIDGKMVMIGESPNVTPRTLLRMTFSKLPDGGVRQLGESSTDDGKTWTQRYDFTYVRKPGKK